The following are from one region of the Salvia hispanica cultivar TCC Black 2014 chromosome 1, UniMelb_Shisp_WGS_1.0, whole genome shotgun sequence genome:
- the LOC125201838 gene encoding serine/threonine-protein kinase STY13-like isoform X1 — MDSKNVGKAREFEEEALDSNVRDNTTTESSAYSRADMIDFKTWDVQLEKHLNRAWPRNTSSRNQPEEWEIDLAKLDIKNAIAHGTYGTVYKAVYDAQDVAVKVLEWGEDGMTTPDESDALQTSFRQEVAVWHKLDHPNVTKFIGASVGTTNLKLPSEGTLAASLNSLPSRACCVVVEYVSGGTLKKLLIANNRKKLAFQTVVRLALDLARGLSYLHSMKIVHRDVKTENMLLDALGTLKIADFGMARVEAQNPRDMTGNTGTLGYMAPEVLDGKPYNRKCDVYSFGICLWEIYSCNMPYPNLSFAEVSAAVVQQNLRPEIPRCCPALFANIMRRCWDAKPENRPEMDEVVRMLEAVETSKGGGMIPDDEASGCFCIRASRGH, encoded by the exons ATGGATTCCAAGAATGTGGGGAAAGCCCGGGAATTCGAAGAAGAGGCCTTGGATTCGAATGTGAGAGATAATACTACTACAGAGAGTAGTGCGTACTCGAGGGCTGATATGATTGATTTCAAGACATGGGATGTGCAATTGGAGAAGCATTTGAACCGGGCCTGGCCCAGAAACACCTCGTCCCGAAACCAGCCCGAGGAATGGGAGATTGATCTGGCTAAGCTTGACATCAAGAATGCCATTGCTCATGGCACCTATGGCACTGTTTATAAAGCTGTTTATGATGCCCAAGATGTTGCAG TTAAGGTATTGGAGTGGGGGGAGGACGGTATGACCACGCCTGATGAGAGCGATGCTCTTCAGACATCTTTTCGACAAGAAGTAGCTGTTTGGCATAAGCTCGACCATCCTAATGTTACTAAG TTCATTGGTGCCTCAGTCGGAACTACAAACCTTAAGCTACCTTCTGAAGGGACTTTAGCTGCTAGTCTCAATTCGCTGCCATCTAGAGCATGTTGTGTTGTGGTAGAGTACGTTTCTGGTGGGACGTTAAAGAAGCTCTTGATTGCGAATAACAGGAAGAAATTGGCATTCCAGACTGTGGTTCGACTTGCTCTGGATCTTGCTAGAGG CTTGAGTTACCTCCACTCCATGAAAATCGTGCACCGTGATGTCAAGACAGAGAACATGTTGCTCGATGCTCTCGGAACTCTGAAAATTGCGGATTTTGGTATGGCTCGAGTTGAGGCTCAGAATCCGAGGGACATGACTGGAAACACCGGAACTCTTGGCTACATGGCTCCGGAG GTTCTTGATGGGAAGCCATACAATAGGAAATGTGATGTGTATAGTTTTGGCATATGCTTGTGGGAAATATACAGCTGCAACATGCCTTATCCTAATTTGAGCTTTGCTGAAGTCTCTGCAGCTGTAGTTCAACag AATCTGAGGCCAGAAATTCCAAGATGCTGCCCAGCACTATTCGCAAACATCATGCGTAGATGTTGGGATGCGAAGCCCGAGAATCGGCCTGAGATGGACGAGGTTGTGAGGATGTTGGAAGCAGTGGAGACGAGCAAAGGTGGTGGGATGATACCGGACGATGAGGCAAGTGGTTGCTTTTGTATTAGAGCTAGTCGTGGCCACTGA
- the LOC125201838 gene encoding serine/threonine-protein kinase STY13-like isoform X2 has protein sequence MPLLMAPMALFIKLFMMPKMLQVLEWGEDGMTTPDESDALQTSFRQEVAVWHKLDHPNVTKFIGASVGTTNLKLPSEGTLAASLNSLPSRACCVVVEYVSGGTLKKLLIANNRKKLAFQTVVRLALDLARGLSYLHSMKIVHRDVKTENMLLDALGTLKIADFGMARVEAQNPRDMTGNTGTLGYMAPEVLDGKPYNRKCDVYSFGICLWEIYSCNMPYPNLSFAEVSAAVVQQNLRPEIPRCCPALFANIMRRCWDAKPENRPEMDEVVRMLEAVETSKGGGMIPDDEASGCFCIRASRGH, from the exons ATGCCATTGCTCATGGCACCTATGGCACTGTTTATAAAGCTGTTTATGATGCCCAAGATGTTGCAG GTATTGGAGTGGGGGGAGGACGGTATGACCACGCCTGATGAGAGCGATGCTCTTCAGACATCTTTTCGACAAGAAGTAGCTGTTTGGCATAAGCTCGACCATCCTAATGTTACTAAG TTCATTGGTGCCTCAGTCGGAACTACAAACCTTAAGCTACCTTCTGAAGGGACTTTAGCTGCTAGTCTCAATTCGCTGCCATCTAGAGCATGTTGTGTTGTGGTAGAGTACGTTTCTGGTGGGACGTTAAAGAAGCTCTTGATTGCGAATAACAGGAAGAAATTGGCATTCCAGACTGTGGTTCGACTTGCTCTGGATCTTGCTAGAGG CTTGAGTTACCTCCACTCCATGAAAATCGTGCACCGTGATGTCAAGACAGAGAACATGTTGCTCGATGCTCTCGGAACTCTGAAAATTGCGGATTTTGGTATGGCTCGAGTTGAGGCTCAGAATCCGAGGGACATGACTGGAAACACCGGAACTCTTGGCTACATGGCTCCGGAG GTTCTTGATGGGAAGCCATACAATAGGAAATGTGATGTGTATAGTTTTGGCATATGCTTGTGGGAAATATACAGCTGCAACATGCCTTATCCTAATTTGAGCTTTGCTGAAGTCTCTGCAGCTGTAGTTCAACag AATCTGAGGCCAGAAATTCCAAGATGCTGCCCAGCACTATTCGCAAACATCATGCGTAGATGTTGGGATGCGAAGCCCGAGAATCGGCCTGAGATGGACGAGGTTGTGAGGATGTTGGAAGCAGTGGAGACGAGCAAAGGTGGTGGGATGATACCGGACGATGAGGCAAGTGGTTGCTTTTGTATTAGAGCTAGTCGTGGCCACTGA
- the LOC125201799 gene encoding CST complex subunit STN1 translates to MDLYNTHVKLLAFDFLSLTPTRSDPSCFQRKGLRLSRAESIGVVVTRELKPGKFLRFSIDDGTGCIPCVLWLNQLTSSYFSRRSPSSVRSIARTALHFASEIQLGVVARVRGRITAYRGTVQITVSDSALETDPNAQVLHWLDCVRLARRCYDKFSTIRV, encoded by the coding sequence ATGGATCTGTACAACACCCACGTCAAGCTTCTAGCCTttgattttctctctcttacccCTACCCGATCAGATCCCTCTTGCTTCCAACGCAAGGGCCTGCGCCTCTCGCGCGCCGAGTCGATCGGAGTGGTGGTCACTCGGGAGCTCAAGCCCGGTAAATTCCTCCGCTTCTCCATCGATGACGGCACCGGCTGCATCCCCTGTGTGCTCTGGCTCAACCAACTCACCTCCTCTTACTTCTCCCGGAGGAGCCCATCATCTGTTCGGTCAATTGCCCGAACCGCGCTCCACTTCGCCTCCGAGATCCAGCTCGGCGTCGTCGCCCGGGTGCGCGGCAGAATCACCGCCTACAGAGGAACCGTCCAGATTACGGTTTCCGATTCCGCTTTGGAGACCGATCCGAATGCGCAGGTTTTGCATTGGTTGGACTGTGTCAGGTTGGCCAGGAGATGTTACGATAAGTTTTCCACAATTAGGGTTTGA